One Plasmodium vinckei vinckei genome assembly, chromosome: PVVCY_09 genomic region harbors:
- a CDS encoding heat shock protein, putative, translated as MNATNEKKRKRITNFNSIIWILLSFFLTCSEGMDYYKRLGLKRNATKDDISKAYRKLAKEYHPDIAPDKEKDFIEIANAYETLSDPEKRKMYDMYGENYAEASQGFGGGPGGPGGAGAGGFGNGFPFDQDVVNEIFRQFAGGGRGGNPGGNFHFKFSSGGNRGYNSGPRYGGGHYPFEEEYYEDIYKNEVLKINGKNSSSIIDDISYALLINFYSSSSSECKSFKKTYLKLSKKYDGYINFAVVNCDEEKALCRKYKVRSLPHMILIKKNKTYETLYGSKTEENVKSFINNNIPYSFTEINNKKHLDKFLTKSADIPKVLFFISHKDNLIMLKVVSMEFEKRLNIGIVYDTNYTIMNIFKKRNIKTPSLLLIEDIDTLEGDLTHLKTVDFNILSLKLSHIVAQHRLKNNLYGHITSYQELTKKKYDSGHCNEKDSQICFFILKLLDQNYNSLDEDIKKVSTKFSNDPLKILYINVFNQPYILDSFGLTNECKHPNCLILVAFRPKRQRYRVFDGEVNYNNVLNFVDNVVSGGLAINQNVKQGLNFVNNSYYDEL; from the coding sequence atgaatgcaacaaatgaaaagaaaaggaaaagaataacaaattttaattctATTATTTGGATACTActgtcattttttttgacatGTAGTGAGGGAATggattattataaaaggTTAGGATTAAAACGAAATGCAACAAAAGATGATATTTCAAAAGCTTATAGAAAACTAGCTAAAGAATACCATCCTGATATAGCCCCAGATAAGGAAAAGGATTTTATAGAAATTGCAAATGCATATGAAACATTATCCGATCCTGagaaaaggaaaatgtATGACATGTATGGAGAAAATTATGCCGAAGCATCTCAAGGATTTGGTGGAGGACCAGGTGGACCTGGCGGAGCTGGAGCAGGAGGATTTGGGAATGGATTTCCTTTTGATCAAGACGTTGTAAATGAGATATTTAGGCAATTTGCTGGGGGAGGTAGAGGTGGAAATCCAGGAGGtaattttcatttcaaATTTAGTTCAGGAGGGAATAGGGGATATAATTCAGGACCAAGATATGGTGGTGGGCATTATCCATTTGAAGAAGAATATTAtgaagatatatataaaaatgaagtattaaaaataaatggtaAAAATTCGAGTTCAATAATTGATGATATAAGTTATGCATtacttataaatttttattcgtCTTCTAGTTCGGAATGtaaatcatttaaaaaaacatatttaaagttatcaaaaaaatatgatggatatataaattttgcaGTTGTAAATTGCGATGAAGAGAAAGCATTatgtagaaaatataaagtaaGGTCATTACCACATatgatattaattaaaaaaaataaaacatatgaaACATTATATGGTAGTAAAACTGAAGAGAATGTAAAAAgctttataaataataatattccatattcatttactgaaattaataataaaaaacatcttgataaatttttaacaaaaagTGCGGATATACCtaaagttttattttttatatcacaTAAAGATAATCTTATTATGCTTAAAGTTGTATCCATggaatttgaaaaaagatTGAATATAGGAATAGTATATGATACTAATTATACTATTAtgaacatatttaaaaaaagaaatataaaaactcCATCATTATTACTTATTGAAGATATAGATACATTGGAAGGAGATTTAACGCATTTAAAAACGGttgattttaatattttatcattaaaaCTAAGTCATATTGTTGCACAACATcgattaaaaaataatttatatggtCATATTACCTCATATCAAGAATTAactaaaaagaaatatgaTTCAGGTCACTGTAATGAAAAAGATTCacaaatttgtttttttatattaaaattattggatcaaaattataatagcCTTGATGAAGACATCAAAAAAGTATCAACAAAATTCTCAAATGACCctttgaaaattttgtatattaatgtttttaatCAACCTTATATTCTTGATTCTTTTGGATTAACAAATGAATGCAAACATCCAAATTGCTTAATTTTAGTTGCATTCAGACCCAAAAGACAAAGATATAGAGTATTTGATGGAGAAGTTAATTACAATAATGTTCTCAATTTTGTTGATAATGTAGTTAGTGGTGGTTTGGCAATTAATCAAAACGTCAAACAGGGGTTGAATTTTGTGAACAACTCATACTATGATGAGTTGTAA